A single genomic interval of Sulfurirhabdus autotrophica harbors:
- a CDS encoding helix-turn-helix domain-containing protein yields the protein MTITSIPQLIKTARNGRSQAEFARELGVEQSTLSRYEKGEANPKAPIIERCMHLVHWNNQAPVPTVEELADKVRERLSREDQAHLRVALSKLIDGLVSEKTGARNLSHHSS from the coding sequence GTGACGATAACAAGCATCCCCCAACTTATTAAGACCGCCAGAAACGGGCGTAGCCAAGCCGAATTCGCACGGGAACTGGGTGTAGAACAGTCCACGTTAAGCCGATATGAAAAGGGCGAAGCAAACCCGAAGGCCCCGATTATCGAGCGATGTATGCATCTGGTGCATTGGAACAACCAAGCACCAGTGCCAACAGTTGAAGAACTTGCTGACAAGGTTCGGGAACGTCTTAGCCGAGAGGATCAAGCGCATTTACGCGTGGCGTTGTCGAAACTTATCGATGGACTAGTTTCAGAAAAAACAGGGGCTCGTAATTTAAGCCATCATTCAAGCTAG